CTTCGCTGTCTACAGTTAGGCCATCGGGCACCCCTTTTTCGACCGTTGCAAACACGCGCTCGTTGGCAGGCGTACCTGATGCAAAATCAAAATCGTAGGCATAGATACAGCCGGCAGGTGAATCAGCATAGTACATGGTCTTGTTATCCGGGCTCCATCCCAGGCCATTAGAAATACCTACATTGCCCCGGACGTGAACAGGCTGCAAGTTGGCATCCGTCCGATATAGCGATCCGAGGGAAAAGTCTTTTTCTTCGTTGTCCATTGTGCCCGCCCAAAAACGGCCGGCACGATCACACTTGCCGTCGTTAAATCGATTACCCGGCAAATGTGCCTCAGGGTCAGCAATGTGCGCAGCTTCACCTGTTGCAAAGTCGAAAAATGACAACCCGTTTTGAAGGGCCAAAATGGCGCCGCCACGTTCTCGGAGGGAAAAGCTACCTATCTCTGCAGGCGACGGCCATACGGTATGTTTGCCGCTATCGGGATGCCACCTTTGCAGACACGGTTGTTTAATGTCGATCCAGTAGAGCGCCTCTT
Above is a genomic segment from Bacteroidota bacterium containing:
- a CDS encoding SMP-30/gluconolactonase/LRE family protein, with product MKAALAFASNDILGEGPVWSGKEEALYWIDIKQPCLQRWHPDSGKHTVWPSPAEIGSFSLRERGGAILALQNGLSFFDFATGEAAHIADPEAHLPGNRFNDGKCDRAGRFWAGTMDNEEKDFSLGSLYRTDANLQPVHVRGNVGISNGLGWSPDNKTMYYADSPAGCIYAYDFDFASGTPANERVFATVEKGVPDGLTVDSEGFVWNCQWDAWRVVRYAPDGSVNHILEMPVQRPTSCMFGGPALDTLYITSASINLTEAERAKQPHAGCVFQVATSTKGIPEPLFAG